A single genomic interval of Cellvibrio sp. PSBB023 harbors:
- a CDS encoding PKD domain-containing protein: protein MKYPISMIGALGFSLLLAACGGGSSGGDNSASNSSTSTSLSTSSSSAPQELPTAAIRVEGSTGATFALADEPVTVTLSGATSTSPRNAALSYQWELVSKPATSNAVFGAVNTSSASFSADLPGAYVVSLVVDDGTAKSAPVRFTINATSTYPVAITQLLHSVLLGADKVELDASASIAPTGATTPLSYQWTLVSSPEDSAPYITNGNQAVATLYLDIAGEYRVRLVARHQEVASEPVEVVVTVSSGNAPPVAKASDVTVKRGEKVELSASASYDPENAPLEYRWSWDSTPKNAPVPELAGSKTVNASFTPNAVGTYTLDLFVFDGTWKSTPHTVTVTVEKPADAANLAPVGELVATGYSPSASIGEQELGLRANFSFIGFDPNGDALQVVSAEIIEKPQGSTATLAAIGSWEPLGRKIQKLDVLGTYRVRMVISNGTQEISREATMVAKVGGVNNRPSTGGVKAQRPSVIVGEPFIFDASSSDKDLDPLSFQWELIDRPNNSKAVIEPVLDEETREYRRARVLADVPGSYSVRMVVTDDRGLSGVSPAEATVFAKLSNAAPEIRSVVWTRNWGRLAPNESYFQILPCMSLLLRPTIVDLDGDATDYYEELVAKPEGGAFTSSTSEKNADCPNYGGLVFTKPGTYTLRYLASDGMDTSVPYDFNVVVESPENAKGVLLKSVGATTSLLLPLPYENIPAFGYGYSGIRPTAERVLNWSLEAKDQDYTIVDVKVSHINGNKVSLTPRFTGLVEEQVIKQGDTAAFSTIIPPVLCTRTDDETEGFHFSFRIKELPNVHFIYENYQSTSQGLVSEWPLCQPGQVE, encoded by the coding sequence ATGAAATATCCAATATCTATGATTGGCGCGCTGGGGTTTAGCCTCCTGCTTGCCGCCTGTGGCGGCGGTAGTAGCGGTGGTGATAACAGTGCAAGCAATAGCAGTACTAGCACCAGCCTTAGCACCAGTAGCAGTAGCGCACCACAAGAGCTGCCTACTGCTGCGATTAGAGTTGAAGGCTCTACCGGGGCGACATTCGCGCTTGCCGACGAACCGGTGACGGTCACCCTGAGCGGCGCTACCAGCACCAGTCCGCGCAATGCCGCCTTGAGCTACCAGTGGGAGTTGGTATCCAAACCGGCGACAAGCAATGCGGTGTTTGGCGCGGTTAACACCAGCAGTGCCAGCTTTAGTGCAGACCTTCCCGGCGCTTACGTAGTGAGTCTGGTGGTCGATGACGGCACCGCAAAAAGTGCTCCCGTGCGCTTCACCATCAATGCCACCAGCACCTATCCCGTCGCCATTACCCAGCTCCTGCACAGTGTGCTACTGGGGGCGGACAAAGTAGAACTGGATGCATCGGCGAGTATCGCACCCACCGGTGCAACCACCCCATTGAGTTATCAATGGACGCTGGTGTCCTCACCGGAAGACAGCGCGCCCTACATCACGAATGGTAATCAAGCGGTGGCGACTTTGTATCTGGATATCGCCGGTGAGTATCGCGTGCGTCTGGTGGCGCGCCATCAGGAGGTTGCCAGCGAGCCAGTCGAGGTTGTTGTGACTGTATCTTCCGGCAATGCTCCTCCTGTAGCCAAAGCCAGCGATGTGACCGTAAAACGTGGCGAAAAAGTCGAGCTGAGTGCCAGTGCAAGCTACGACCCGGAAAACGCGCCGCTGGAATATCGCTGGAGCTGGGATTCAACGCCGAAAAATGCGCCTGTGCCTGAATTGGCTGGCAGCAAAACCGTCAATGCAAGCTTTACTCCGAACGCTGTAGGTACTTATACACTCGATTTGTTTGTATTTGATGGCACCTGGAAAAGCACGCCGCACACAGTCACCGTCACCGTGGAAAAACCTGCCGATGCTGCCAACCTTGCGCCCGTAGGCGAATTGGTGGCGACAGGCTATTCACCCTCCGCCAGCATTGGTGAGCAGGAACTGGGCTTGCGGGCGAACTTCTCGTTTATTGGCTTTGACCCGAATGGCGATGCACTACAGGTTGTGTCAGCCGAGATTATCGAAAAACCCCAGGGCAGCACCGCTACTTTGGCGGCAATTGGTAGCTGGGAACCGCTGGGCAGAAAAATCCAGAAACTGGATGTGTTAGGCACTTACCGCGTCCGTATGGTTATCTCCAATGGTACGCAGGAAATCTCCCGTGAAGCGACTATGGTGGCCAAAGTGGGCGGCGTTAACAATCGCCCAAGTACCGGCGGTGTTAAGGCTCAGCGTCCGTCGGTGATTGTGGGTGAACCCTTTATTTTTGATGCGTCCAGCAGCGATAAAGACCTTGATCCACTTAGTTTCCAATGGGAATTGATCGACCGCCCGAATAACAGCAAGGCCGTTATTGAGCCGGTGTTGGACGAAGAGACCAGAGAATATCGCCGTGCACGCGTATTGGCTGACGTTCCAGGTTCCTACAGCGTGCGTATGGTCGTCACCGATGACCGTGGCCTGAGTGGTGTTAGCCCAGCTGAAGCCACAGTGTTTGCAAAACTTAGCAACGCGGCACCGGAAATTCGCAGTGTAGTCTGGACTCGCAACTGGGGCAGGCTGGCGCCTAACGAAAGTTACTTCCAGATACTGCCCTGCATGTCGCTGCTACTGCGTCCGACAATTGTTGACCTGGATGGTGACGCAACGGATTACTATGAAGAACTGGTCGCCAAACCAGAAGGTGGTGCCTTCACCAGCAGCACTTCAGAAAAGAATGCTGATTGCCCCAATTACGGCGGTTTGGTGTTCACCAAGCCCGGCACCTATACACTGCGTTATTTGGCGAGTGACGGCATGGATACATCAGTGCCTTACGACTTTAATGTGGTGGTTGAATCACCGGAAAATGCCAAAGGCGTTTTGCTGAAAAGTGTTGGTGCAACCACCAGCTTGTTGCTGCCGCTGCCCTATGAAAACATCCCTGCCTTTGGCTACGGCTATTCAGGTATTCGCCCAACGGCGGAGCGTGTGTTGAATTGGTCGCTGGAAGCAAAAGATCAGGATTACACCATCGTCGATGTAAAAGTCTCACACATCAATGGCAACAAAGTGTCGCTCACACCGCGTTTTACCGGGTTGGTAGAAGAGCAGGTGATTAAGCAAGGCGATACAGCAGCCTTCAGTACCATCATCCCGCCAGTCTTGTGTACCCGCACTGACGATGAGACAGAAGGTTTCCATTTCTCCTTCCGTATCAAAGAGCTACCAAACGTGCATTTCATCTACGAAAACTACCAGTCCACCTCCCAAGGGCTAGTGAGCGAATGGCCGCTGTGCCAACCGGGTCAAGTTGAGTAA
- a CDS encoding TonB-dependent receptor, with protein MPQFSFIHFSLTPLTRILRATALGVGLGLACGSTAVAQVSPSEPTSVQKSYHIPAGTLSQSLNRFASEAGITLSFTPELVEGKQAQELNGSFAPYSGLQKLLQGSGLETVIKSDGSFSLKLAVPVAQLKTVKVTAAAESDTSYSYATKTASIVRGAESLKEIPQSVTVVTRKLIEDQNLTMMSDALAKAPGIVATTDGMGNPEFRSRGFVIDNYQVDSLGTLYTSTYRPDFDLAIYDRVEILRGADGLFSAAGEPGGTINLARKRPTDYLSSSVSLAYGSWDNARIEGDIGGAIAFDGKLRGRVVGVWQDREFFYRPADEQKQVIYGILEFDLTDSTTISGGASDQKVEGVTWMKGLPTFDDSSQLGLPRKVALNLDWATRDTTVKETFLTIDHEFNDNWSAKLSGMKQRYDFDYIQLSLQGPVDKATGLFGEPGAFSEDDGNHSEGVDLSITGRFQAWGYLHKLVAGIDSRSSHGKEMRNNFEVDFPNGEVGIDDFPGLELPAPTVGGYNHGWPAWGAEQKGGYARLNLQVSDSAHVILGGRYANYRDYSSYELFDGAGNLIASEKNGWREDGIFTPYAAFTYDLTPAWTTYVSFTEVYKPQNSFAGPAEDPTKLDPITGRNYELGAKGSVLDGALNLSVALYSIERDGEAIQDMRYGEGSNFWLPLGEIVSEGVDLEVSGELAPGWEIFAGYTYNRNENEQSDVVYSELTPKHIFKLWSDYTLPGDLSQWTFGGGVTAKSEHANSGTYWVMTDAGWTQPPFEIKQGGYAVWDARVNYQMSDSWNLSLNLNNIFDENYYATLGRPSDGNWYGTPRNATITLRGQF; from the coding sequence ATGCCGCAGTTTTCATTCATTCATTTCTCACTAACGCCGTTAACACGCATCCTGCGCGCCACGGCTTTAGGTGTTGGTCTTGGTCTCGCTTGTGGCAGCACTGCCGTTGCGCAGGTATCGCCATCTGAGCCTACGTCAGTCCAAAAGAGTTACCACATACCAGCGGGAACTCTCTCGCAATCACTCAACCGTTTTGCCAGTGAAGCTGGAATTACGCTGTCCTTTACGCCTGAGTTAGTGGAGGGAAAACAAGCGCAGGAACTTAATGGTAGCTTTGCCCCGTACAGTGGATTGCAAAAACTTTTGCAAGGCAGTGGATTGGAAACGGTTATTAAATCGGACGGTAGTTTTAGCTTGAAACTGGCGGTGCCAGTGGCGCAATTAAAAACGGTGAAAGTGACTGCTGCGGCTGAAAGCGATACTAGTTACAGCTATGCCACCAAAACAGCCAGCATTGTCCGTGGTGCGGAGTCGCTCAAGGAGATTCCACAATCGGTAACGGTAGTAACGCGCAAGCTAATTGAAGACCAGAATCTGACAATGATGAGTGATGCTCTGGCCAAGGCGCCGGGCATAGTTGCCACGACCGATGGCATGGGCAATCCTGAATTCCGCTCGCGCGGTTTTGTGATCGATAATTATCAAGTCGATAGTCTGGGCACTTTATATACCTCGACCTATCGGCCGGATTTTGATTTAGCGATTTATGATCGGGTGGAAATTCTGCGCGGCGCGGATGGCCTGTTTTCCGCCGCTGGCGAACCGGGCGGTACTATTAACCTTGCGCGCAAGCGGCCGACAGATTACTTGAGTTCCTCGGTCTCGCTGGCCTACGGCAGCTGGGACAATGCCCGCATTGAAGGCGATATCGGCGGTGCCATTGCGTTTGACGGCAAGTTGCGCGGCCGCGTGGTCGGCGTTTGGCAAGACCGCGAATTTTTCTACCGCCCGGCCGATGAACAAAAACAGGTTATCTACGGCATTCTGGAGTTTGACCTGACCGATTCGACCACTATCAGTGGTGGTGCCAGCGATCAAAAAGTGGAAGGTGTTACTTGGATGAAAGGCCTACCGACCTTTGATGACAGCAGTCAGTTGGGTTTGCCGCGCAAGGTAGCACTGAACCTGGACTGGGCTACACGCGATACCACAGTTAAAGAGACTTTCCTCACTATCGACCATGAATTTAACGATAACTGGTCGGCCAAGCTCAGCGGCATGAAGCAGCGCTATGACTTCGACTACATCCAGCTAAGCCTCCAGGGGCCAGTTGATAAAGCGACAGGATTGTTTGGTGAGCCGGGTGCCTTTTCCGAGGATGATGGCAACCACTCTGAAGGTGTGGATTTGAGTATTACTGGCCGTTTCCAGGCGTGGGGTTACTTGCACAAGTTGGTCGCGGGAATTGATTCACGCAGCAGTCACGGTAAGGAGATGCGTAACAACTTCGAGGTGGACTTTCCTAATGGTGAGGTCGGTATTGATGACTTCCCTGGTCTGGAGCTACCAGCACCCACGGTTGGCGGATATAACCATGGTTGGCCAGCGTGGGGAGCTGAACAGAAGGGCGGCTATGCTCGGCTGAACTTGCAAGTATCTGACAGCGCCCACGTCATCCTCGGTGGACGTTATGCCAATTACCGCGATTACAGCTCCTATGAGTTATTTGACGGAGCAGGCAATCTCATTGCCAGTGAAAAAAACGGCTGGCGCGAGGATGGTATCTTCACACCTTATGCCGCTTTCACCTACGACTTAACGCCAGCCTGGACTACTTACGTCAGCTTTACTGAGGTCTACAAACCGCAAAACTCTTTTGCTGGTCCCGCTGAAGATCCGACAAAACTAGACCCCATCACCGGCCGCAACTATGAGCTGGGCGCCAAGGGCAGCGTATTGGACGGTGCGTTGAATCTATCGGTTGCTCTCTACAGCATCGAGCGGGATGGTGAGGCAATTCAGGATATGCGCTACGGGGAGGGCAGTAATTTCTGGTTGCCGCTGGGCGAAATTGTTAGTGAAGGCGTGGACTTGGAAGTGTCGGGTGAGTTGGCGCCGGGCTGGGAAATCTTTGCTGGCTACACCTACAATCGCAATGAAAATGAACAAAGCGATGTGGTCTATAGCGAGCTGACGCCCAAGCATATTTTCAAACTCTGGTCGGACTACACCTTGCCAGGTGATCTCTCTCAGTGGACGTTTGGCGGTGGGGTCACTGCAAAAAGTGAGCACGCCAACTCGGGTACTTATTGGGTCATGACTGATGCCGGCTGGACTCAACCACCGTTTGAAATCAAGCAAGGCGGTTATGCGGTGTGGGATGCGCGGGTGAATTATCAGATGAGTGATAGCTGGAACCTGTCGCTGAACCTCAACAACATCTTTGACGAAAATTACTACGCTACGCTCGGCAGACCCAGCGATGGTAACTGGTATGGTACGCCGCGCAATGCCACGATAACACTGCGCGGTCAATTCTGA
- a CDS encoding TonB-dependent receptor domain-containing protein → MPQLLQGCLLVMATVGAVPIIAIADTPPAPLEQIKAQVGASRTFSIPPQALSNAINSFSRQSGWQVSLRAELASDKQSSAVDGNYSADQALTRLLLGTGLQWRKTAENAVLIYALETPAASNSAITLGTVRVQGAVSPSDEVYKTAGSANVITRDDIERFRGTSVGDIFQGTTGVLVGENRNSGGLDVNIRGMQGQGRVPVLVDGSRQETTVYRGYSGVSSRSYIDPDLIGNIRIDKGPSMTAEGTGATGGVVNVNTLSAADIVKSGQTGGVRVRGSLTGNNSAAPEPGTYAGYYVPYTKYRSNCDRPVDCSPQYTVPDSFAPEQGMDRPDLLDLRGLAGSLAAARYFEWGELVAAYTTRDQGNYYAGENGPTPYVVQGEPTRSFWYTETTYSRKGVSPFRAEERIPNTQFSSESWLLKGSVVLPQEQSLELGYIGYTSDFGEMMPSQIRSFGQARQWLDSKVTNDTYTARYRWEPLDYDWADLRINLWHTDTITDMNTPAVGSVAIEDNTPRRDDYQRYGVDVTNKSHIYAAGQWQVEYGVAAQWERMDTDTPETGGFYDGSRSGERDELSGFVSARWQPIADWTLEAGTRYTRFESRDNNPLDTAPGNDNCQPDGSGGCIPVYYRNQRSGSAPIASLTWEPLTGLQFYARYAEALRMPSLFEGTSGWSVSPVQNIELKPEQARNKEIGLHYLNKTLFGGDQLRLSLAYFRNHTKDYLTRTQPNAWEMGPGQDFFRLRNIDSADFYGWESSAEYDAGLWFASLSGTRYTHIEVCNTGSFVRNYCSDWGLPQSYINNMIPPTWHANSTLGLRLLERRLELGLRGTFMGQRNPIPRYNAPTGFNPPVEWHSYEIYDLFAKYNYSTSLSFDMAIDNITDQYYLDALSLGVVPAPGRTARLGMTLHF, encoded by the coding sequence ATGCCGCAGTTGTTGCAGGGTTGTTTGTTGGTCATGGCCACAGTGGGGGCTGTGCCAATTATCGCCATCGCAGATACCCCTCCAGCCCCTTTGGAGCAAATTAAGGCGCAAGTTGGAGCCAGCCGGACCTTTTCCATCCCGCCACAGGCATTAAGCAATGCGATCAACAGTTTTTCCCGTCAGTCCGGCTGGCAGGTTTCCCTGCGGGCTGAATTGGCATCGGACAAACAATCCAGCGCGGTAGACGGTAATTACTCCGCAGATCAGGCACTGACCCGTTTGCTGTTAGGTACCGGCTTGCAGTGGCGCAAAACCGCAGAAAACGCAGTGCTGATTTATGCACTCGAAACCCCAGCAGCCAGTAATAGTGCCATTACCCTGGGGACAGTGCGGGTGCAGGGCGCTGTCAGCCCGAGCGACGAGGTATATAAAACGGCCGGTTCAGCGAATGTCATCACCCGCGACGACATCGAGCGCTTCCGCGGTACTTCGGTAGGCGATATTTTCCAGGGAACCACCGGTGTGTTGGTGGGCGAAAACCGCAACTCCGGTGGGTTGGATGTGAACATCCGTGGCATGCAGGGGCAGGGTCGGGTGCCCGTGCTGGTGGATGGGTCGCGTCAGGAAACCACGGTGTATCGCGGTTATTCGGGGGTATCCAGCCGCAGCTATATCGACCCGGATCTGATTGGCAATATCCGCATCGATAAAGGGCCGAGCATGACCGCTGAGGGCACCGGCGCTACGGGCGGCGTAGTGAATGTAAACACCCTGAGCGCGGCAGATATTGTGAAATCCGGCCAAACCGGCGGCGTGCGTGTGCGCGGCAGCCTGACAGGCAACAACTCGGCGGCGCCGGAACCGGGTACTTACGCTGGTTATTACGTGCCCTATACCAAGTATCGCTCCAACTGCGACCGCCCGGTCGATTGCAGCCCGCAGTACACAGTGCCGGATAGCTTTGCCCCCGAGCAGGGTATGGATCGCCCGGATTTACTGGATTTAAGAGGCCTGGCCGGTAGCCTGGCAGCAGCGCGCTATTTTGAATGGGGCGAGCTGGTGGCTGCTTACACCACGCGCGATCAAGGCAATTATTACGCGGGTGAAAATGGCCCGACTCCCTATGTGGTACAGGGCGAGCCAACGCGTTCCTTTTGGTACACAGAAACTACCTACAGCCGAAAAGGCGTGTCGCCTTTTCGCGCCGAGGAGCGCATCCCGAATACCCAGTTTTCCAGCGAATCCTGGCTGTTAAAAGGCAGCGTGGTACTGCCGCAGGAGCAGAGCCTCGAACTCGGTTATATCGGTTATACCAGTGATTTTGGCGAGATGATGCCCTCGCAAATTCGCTCGTTTGGCCAAGCGCGCCAATGGCTTGATAGCAAGGTCACCAACGACACCTATACCGCCCGTTATCGCTGGGAACCACTGGATTACGATTGGGCGGATTTGCGCATCAACCTCTGGCACACGGATACCATCACCGATATGAATACGCCGGCGGTGGGTTCAGTCGCTATTGAAGACAACACGCCGCGTCGCGACGATTACCAGCGCTATGGGGTAGATGTCACCAACAAATCACATATTTATGCCGCCGGACAATGGCAAGTGGAATACGGCGTTGCCGCCCAGTGGGAGCGCATGGATACCGACACCCCGGAGACCGGCGGCTTTTACGATGGTTCGCGCAGTGGTGAACGGGATGAGCTGAGTGGTTTTGTCTCCGCCCGCTGGCAGCCCATAGCGGATTGGACGCTGGAAGCTGGCACTCGCTACACCCGTTTTGAATCGCGCGATAATAATCCACTTGATACGGCTCCCGGCAATGACAACTGCCAGCCCGATGGCAGTGGCGGCTGCATTCCCGTGTATTACCGCAATCAACGTTCCGGTTCAGCGCCTATTGCGTCGCTCACTTGGGAGCCACTGACTGGACTACAGTTTTACGCCCGCTACGCTGAAGCCCTGCGGATGCCGAGCTTATTTGAAGGCACCTCTGGCTGGTCGGTCAGCCCGGTACAGAATATTGAGTTAAAACCCGAGCAAGCGCGTAACAAGGAAATCGGCCTGCATTACCTGAACAAAACGCTGTTTGGCGGTGATCAACTGCGCTTGAGCCTCGCCTATTTTCGCAATCACACCAAAGACTACCTCACCCGCACCCAGCCCAATGCCTGGGAGATGGGGCCCGGCCAGGATTTTTTCCGCCTGCGCAATATCGACAGCGCCGATTTTTACGGCTGGGAAAGCAGCGCCGAATATGACGCAGGCCTTTGGTTTGCCAGCCTCAGCGGCACTCGCTACACCCATATCGAAGTCTGTAATACCGGTAGTTTTGTGCGCAATTACTGCTCCGACTGGGGCCTGCCGCAGAGCTATATCAACAATATGATTCCACCTACCTGGCATGCCAATAGTACCCTCGGCCTGCGCTTGCTTGAACGCCGTTTGGAACTTGGGTTGCGTGGCACATTCATGGGGCAGCGCAACCCTATACCACGTTACAACGCCCCCACCGGATTTAACCCGCCCGTCGAGTGGCACAGCTACGAGATTTACGACCTGTTTGCCAAGTACAACTACAGCACCAGCCTGTCGTTCGATATGGCGATCGACAACATCACCGACCAGTACTACCTGGACGCCCTGAGTTTGGGTGTTGTGCCTGCACCCGGTCGCACGGCGCGCCTTGGTATGACCTTACATTTCTAG
- a CDS encoding TonB-dependent siderophore receptor gives MFTQKSLVLMMASALCGASVSVSSLAADNNAASNTSPPVKTSRKAQNTATSVEEVTVTGSYTTRSMNGATGLDMTLRETPQTITIVTSQMIQDKGLVDMEQVLDHVPGVSKSGDASEYSLMYVRGFQLDTGVQVDGMITTPANSTYSGDASQSLDPVLAERIEILKGAAGILGGQGEPSATVNMIRKRPTTDFQASLTGAVGSWDTYRAEGDISGSISESGNVRGRLIGSYMEGDSYIDRYSRDKSVTYGIVDWDLTPQTLLSLAVDQSSVKSYGVYNWSSNPAFYTDGTLIDHDTSFSTGYEWAYRVIEQWSVMPYVKHEFTNGWVVKGTYRFASATQDVSNATYGAYVDKATGNVVDARVSPHALFSGRESDTTSFNIVTNGGFGLFGRDHEVVFGYSYSKNEFDLLFDYADLPTYNLNNPNPIAPDYSGESSPYDQSESLEIGEQSGAYTTLRFSLADPLKLMLGGRVSNWSYDNTNKLTSSIVHAEEKNVVTPYAGIVYDVNSFLSVYTSYTGIFKPVGDYGADGNLLEPTEGTNTEAGIKMAFFDNDLNISAAVYRANKDNVSEYANMGRLPNGNWIYRSVDGIKTDGYEIEIAGAVSEQWNISGGYTDNKAEDKDGNPRQTYIPTKQFKITNSYNFVNGLTLGASARWQNYSYGDATIPAAISATGQAIDVRQEQPSYWLVDVMARYELTDSLSVSLNVDNLFDETYNRSMWGYADFGEPRSATLSAKYTF, from the coding sequence ATGTTCACGCAAAAATCATTAGTTCTGATGATGGCCAGCGCCCTGTGCGGTGCCAGTGTTTCAGTGTCTTCTCTGGCGGCGGATAACAACGCGGCAAGCAACACCAGTCCTCCAGTAAAAACCTCCAGAAAAGCACAAAATACTGCCACCTCCGTTGAAGAGGTAACGGTCACCGGTAGTTACACCACACGCTCAATGAATGGCGCTACAGGGTTGGATATGACCCTGCGCGAAACGCCGCAAACCATCACCATCGTGACCAGCCAAATGATCCAGGATAAAGGCTTGGTGGATATGGAACAGGTGCTCGACCATGTGCCTGGTGTGAGTAAGTCGGGGGATGCGTCGGAATACAGTTTGATGTATGTACGGGGTTTCCAATTGGATACTGGTGTTCAGGTAGATGGCATGATCACTACGCCAGCCAACTCCACCTATTCCGGGGATGCGAGCCAGAGCCTTGACCCGGTCCTTGCGGAACGAATCGAAATATTGAAAGGGGCTGCGGGGATTCTGGGCGGGCAGGGCGAGCCATCTGCCACTGTGAACATGATCCGCAAGCGCCCCACAACTGATTTCCAGGCATCGCTGACCGGCGCTGTTGGCAGTTGGGATACCTATCGTGCAGAAGGTGATATTTCCGGCTCTATTAGCGAATCCGGCAATGTGCGTGGGCGTCTTATTGGCTCTTACATGGAAGGCGATTCTTATATTGATCGTTACTCGCGCGATAAATCTGTGACCTACGGGATTGTTGACTGGGATCTAACGCCTCAAACACTGCTTTCCCTTGCTGTCGATCAGTCATCGGTTAAATCCTACGGCGTTTACAACTGGAGCTCGAATCCGGCGTTCTATACCGATGGTACCTTGATTGATCATGACACATCATTTTCTACAGGCTACGAGTGGGCGTATCGCGTCATTGAACAGTGGAGTGTGATGCCTTATGTCAAACATGAATTTACCAATGGCTGGGTAGTGAAAGGCACCTATCGTTTTGCCAGTGCAACCCAGGATGTTAGCAATGCCACCTATGGTGCTTATGTGGATAAAGCTACAGGAAATGTGGTTGATGCCCGTGTAAGTCCTCATGCGCTGTTTTCCGGGCGTGAATCTGATACAACCAGTTTCAACATAGTGACCAATGGCGGCTTTGGTTTATTTGGCCGCGATCATGAAGTTGTATTTGGCTACAGCTATAGCAAAAACGAGTTTGACCTCTTGTTCGATTATGCTGATTTGCCGACATACAACCTCAACAATCCGAATCCTATTGCACCCGATTATTCAGGAGAGTCATCACCATATGACCAATCAGAGTCATTGGAAATTGGCGAGCAATCGGGCGCCTATACAACCCTGCGCTTTAGCCTGGCGGACCCACTCAAGCTGATGCTGGGTGGCCGTGTCAGTAACTGGAGTTACGACAACACCAACAAACTCACCTCGTCGATTGTGCATGCAGAAGAAAAAAATGTCGTGACGCCTTATGCGGGCATAGTGTACGACGTAAATAGTTTCCTATCGGTTTACACCAGTTACACCGGCATTTTCAAACCTGTGGGTGATTACGGCGCGGATGGCAATTTGCTGGAGCCGACAGAAGGCACCAACACCGAAGCCGGGATCAAGATGGCATTTTTTGATAACGACCTGAATATTTCGGCAGCAGTCTATCGCGCGAATAAAGACAATGTTTCTGAGTACGCCAACATGGGTAGATTGCCTAATGGCAATTGGATTTATAGAAGTGTCGATGGTATTAAAACCGATGGATATGAAATTGAAATTGCCGGTGCGGTTAGTGAGCAATGGAATATCAGTGGCGGTTACACCGATAACAAAGCGGAAGATAAAGACGGCAATCCTCGCCAGACTTATATTCCTACCAAACAATTCAAAATCACCAATAGCTATAATTTTGTAAATGGTTTAACGCTGGGAGCCAGTGCACGTTGGCAAAATTATTCTTATGGCGATGCAACAATTCCCGCTGCGATTAGCGCAACCGGGCAAGCCATTGATGTCAGGCAGGAGCAGCCATCCTATTGGCTGGTGGATGTGATGGCGCGCTATGAATTGACGGATTCGCTTTCAGTCTCACTCAATGTCGATAACTTGTTTGACGAGACCTACAACCGCTCCATGTGGGGCTATGCCGATTTTGGTGAACCACGCAGTGCAACACTAAGTGCAAAATACACGTTTTGA